One segment of Radiobacillus kanasensis DNA contains the following:
- a CDS encoding ABC transporter permease has translation MSKKVKTRLLGLGLVMPSFLTLLVLVIYPVSISIRESFQDENNAFSLSNYIYIFTEPLILQNMRHTIFVTIISCLFVLTIAYLIAIYLRFSKSIISKWINKLYFIPMFIPGVIAVYGFINFYRDNGWVARIVGEGNLPSIIYDVKGLVLINIWFNIPFTTMLLVAALESIPNSIIESARDAGARKLQIFTKFIFPLSYRTMLVAITFLFMGMVGSFTAPFLIDRNAPQMLGVSMQQHFSVFNEIGQSSSLAVFMFVLCSFVGYFYIRSNMNHSKKDSF, from the coding sequence ATGAGTAAGAAAGTAAAGACAAGGTTGTTAGGATTAGGGCTCGTTATGCCCTCTTTCCTAACACTACTTGTTCTTGTCATCTATCCAGTTTCCATTTCCATTCGTGAAAGCTTTCAGGATGAAAATAACGCTTTTAGCTTATCGAACTACATATATATATTTACGGAACCATTAATATTACAGAACATGAGACACACCATATTTGTAACAATTATATCGTGCCTCTTTGTATTGACCATTGCTTATTTAATAGCCATCTATTTACGTTTTAGTAAAAGTATCATCTCGAAATGGATTAACAAGCTTTATTTCATTCCTATGTTTATTCCAGGAGTGATTGCGGTTTATGGGTTTATAAATTTCTACCGTGATAATGGTTGGGTGGCCCGAATTGTGGGAGAGGGAAACTTGCCATCTATTATTTACGATGTGAAAGGTTTAGTACTTATCAATATTTGGTTTAACATCCCTTTCACAACTATGTTACTCGTAGCTGCACTAGAATCTATTCCGAATTCGATTATTGAAAGTGCTAGAGATGCAGGAGCAAGAAAGCTACAAATCTTTACGAAATTTATCTTCCCACTCTCTTATCGAACGATGCTGGTGGCGATTACCTTTTTATTTATGGGAATGGTAGGAAGCTTTACTGCTCCATTTTTAATCGATCGAAATGCCCCGCAAATGCTCGGTGTTTCGATGCAACAGCATTTTTCCGTTTTTAATGAAATCGGTCAATCTAGTAGCTTAGCGGTATTTATGTTTGTTCTATGTTCCTTTGTCGGGTATTTTTATATTCGGAGCAACATGAATCATTCTAAAAAAGATAGTTTTTGA
- a CDS encoding extracellular solute-binding protein, with product MKIFKGLKKVAVGTVAGVTALSLVACANDTETATASNVTKISLYSTGSQNVEAFWEKVIPMFEEEHKEIDVELVFVPSGTGGQSTMDRIVAAEKSGEDSEVDIYEGSLADIIRSEEEGGLFYSLDKENIPNLENVQEDNLNGTNKLAIPYRASSVVLAYNSETVSDVPDTADEMYQWIKDKPGRFAYNDPSTGGSGSSFVLTTVYNQLPADAMNSQDESIMEDWDKGFDILKDLAPSLYKEGVYPKKNQGTLDLLANGEVDMIPAWSDMALEQMNKGLLPDTIKLKQIDPAFTGGPAYLMSVDNGDKDRKEAAEDFLDYVLTVDVQEVVIDQMYGYPGIKWELLSEEDQERFKDVSGGYRIFNGGELGSKLTEEWQKEVATQ from the coding sequence ATGAAAATCTTTAAAGGCTTGAAAAAAGTAGCTGTAGGAACAGTTGCGGGGGTTACGGCACTTTCACTAGTTGCCTGTGCAAATGATACGGAAACTGCAACGGCATCGAATGTTACAAAAATTTCTCTTTATAGCACAGGATCTCAAAACGTAGAGGCGTTTTGGGAAAAGGTAATCCCAATGTTTGAAGAGGAGCACAAAGAGATTGATGTTGAATTAGTATTTGTGCCTTCAGGAACAGGTGGCCAATCTACAATGGACAGAATTGTAGCAGCTGAAAAATCAGGAGAAGATTCTGAGGTAGATATTTATGAAGGTTCATTAGCTGACATTATCCGCAGCGAAGAAGAAGGTGGATTATTCTATTCATTAGATAAAGAAAACATTCCAAACCTAGAAAATGTGCAAGAGGACAATTTGAATGGAACGAACAAATTAGCAATTCCATATCGTGCATCATCTGTTGTTCTTGCCTATAATTCTGAAACGGTGAGTGATGTTCCAGATACTGCGGATGAAATGTATCAATGGATTAAAGACAAACCTGGTAGATTTGCTTACAATGATCCAAGTACTGGAGGTTCAGGTAGTTCGTTTGTCTTAACAACCGTTTATAACCAACTGCCGGCTGATGCGATGAATAGTCAAGATGAAAGCATTATGGAAGATTGGGACAAGGGATTTGATATTTTAAAAGATTTAGCCCCATCCCTATATAAAGAAGGAGTGTATCCGAAGAAAAACCAAGGAACACTAGATTTACTAGCTAATGGGGAAGTAGATATGATTCCAGCTTGGTCAGATATGGCTTTAGAACAAATGAACAAAGGGTTACTTCCAGACACGATTAAACTAAAACAAATCGACCCAGCATTCACAGGTGGTCCGGCATACCTTATGTCTGTCGATAACGGTGATAAGGATAGAAAAGAAGCGGCAGAAGACTTCTTGGATTATGTGTTAACGGTCGATGTTCAAGAAGTGGTCATTGATCAAATGTATGGCTATCCGGGTATTAAGTGGGAGCTTCTCTCTGAAGAAGATCAAGAAAGATTTAAAGATGTAAGCGGTGGTTACCGTATTTTTAATGGCGGGGAGCTAGGAAGCAAGCTTACAGAGGAATGGCAAAAAGAGGTTGCTACTCAATGA
- a CDS encoding ABC transporter ATP-binding protein: protein MSIQLSIQNLSKIYPTGEGVRDITVEVERGELVTLLGPSGCGKTTVLRSVGGFIEPSGGSIQIGGREVSQLPPEKRPSAMVFQSYNLWPHMTVFDNLAFSLKLKKIKKKELTKKVSWALGLVHLLGMEKKYPSELSGGQQQRIALARALLLEPEVLLLDEPFSALDAKLRHELREELREIQAKQNLTMLFVTHDQEEALSISDRIVVMNKGHIEQIAKPQDIYNQPASLFVAQFIGRMNFLKGIAEADKITVGPMEFLNFHQYTGEITIGVRPEDVILTEGQGLEAKVEKIMMLGHYAEITLHTIIGRLKMFVDRGDMNKFQVKNTIKVQFSTIQAFNHQNEKYDRRNQVI, encoded by the coding sequence TTGTCCATACAATTATCCATTCAAAACCTCTCCAAGATCTATCCAACAGGAGAAGGTGTAAGAGACATAACCGTGGAGGTAGAAAGAGGAGAGTTAGTTACACTATTAGGGCCTTCTGGCTGTGGGAAGACAACAGTCCTTCGTAGTGTAGGAGGATTCATTGAACCAAGTGGTGGTTCAATCCAAATTGGGGGACGTGAGGTAAGCCAGCTTCCCCCAGAGAAACGACCTAGTGCGATGGTTTTCCAAAGCTATAATTTGTGGCCACACATGACCGTATTTGATAATTTGGCGTTTAGTCTGAAATTGAAAAAAATAAAGAAAAAAGAGCTTACTAAAAAAGTATCTTGGGCATTAGGGCTAGTACATCTTTTAGGGATGGAGAAGAAATATCCAAGTGAATTATCAGGAGGACAGCAACAGCGAATTGCATTGGCTAGGGCCTTACTCCTAGAGCCGGAAGTATTACTACTTGATGAACCATTCTCTGCCCTTGATGCTAAGTTGCGTCATGAACTAAGAGAAGAATTGCGTGAGATTCAGGCAAAGCAAAATCTAACGATGCTTTTTGTAACCCATGATCAAGAAGAAGCCTTATCTATATCGGATAGAATTGTCGTTATGAACAAAGGTCATATTGAGCAAATTGCAAAACCGCAAGATATATACAACCAACCAGCTTCCTTATTTGTTGCACAGTTTATTGGAAGAATGAATTTTTTAAAAGGAATTGCAGAAGCGGATAAGATTACAGTTGGTCCTATGGAGTTCCTTAACTTTCATCAATACACAGGAGAAATAACAATAGGAGTTCGACCAGAAGACGTTATCTTAACGGAAGGACAAGGGCTGGAGGCTAAGGTCGAAAAGATCATGATGCTCGGCCATTACGCAGAAATAACCTTACATACAATCATCGGCCGTTTGAAAATGTTTGTGGATCGGGGGGATATGAATAAATTTCAAGTAAAAAACACGATAAAGGTTCAGTTTTCCACGATACAAGCATTTAATCATCAAAACGAAAAATATGATAGGAGGAATCAAGTAATATGA
- a CDS encoding ABC transporter permease, whose product MLWYFRSLGKRKVLEFIGLAIFLIFFFGPLLNLLLLAFSGEWQYPDVLPGVWSLEWWSFVLQDDSILRSMWLSFVIATIVTLISLIICIPAAYAFARIQFPLRRFFLFSFLLTNAFPKMGLYVAIAVLFYQLNLMNTFTGIILIHIINTLMFMTWIPSAAFENVHQSQEEAARDAGASPLRVFWHITLPMAKPGIIVASVFTFLSSLDEAEGTFLVGIPDYQTMPVIMYSIIADYPSTAGAVFSVILTLPTIILLLAARKFVGADSFANGLRMK is encoded by the coding sequence ATATTGTGGTACTTTAGATCACTTGGAAAACGGAAGGTGCTGGAGTTTATCGGATTAGCAATTTTTTTAATATTCTTTTTTGGACCGCTTCTAAACTTGCTGCTATTAGCATTTTCAGGTGAGTGGCAATACCCAGATGTCCTGCCGGGAGTTTGGTCGCTAGAGTGGTGGTCCTTTGTTCTGCAGGATGATTCCATATTGAGATCGATGTGGCTCTCGTTTGTAATCGCAACGATTGTTACTCTGATTTCTTTAATTATTTGTATTCCTGCTGCCTATGCCTTCGCAAGAATACAATTTCCACTCAGAAGATTCTTTTTATTTTCATTTTTATTAACAAATGCCTTCCCGAAAATGGGGTTATATGTGGCGATTGCGGTGTTGTTTTATCAGTTGAACTTAATGAATACTTTTACCGGTATTATATTAATTCACATTATTAATACCCTCATGTTTATGACCTGGATACCATCTGCTGCATTTGAAAATGTTCATCAATCTCAAGAGGAAGCAGCACGCGATGCAGGTGCATCACCTTTAAGAGTATTTTGGCATATTACCTTACCGATGGCGAAACCAGGGATAATTGTGGCATCTGTTTTCACGTTTTTATCTTCGTTAGATGAGGCGGAAGGAACTTTCCTAGTAGGGATACCAGATTATCAAACAATGCCGGTGATTATGTACTCCATCATTGCGGATTATCCAAGTACAGCTGGAGCGGTTTTCTCTGTAATTTTAACGTTGCCAACCATCATTCTTTTACTTGCAGCTAGAAAATTCGTCGGTGCGGATTCCTTTGCAAATGGATTGAGAATGAAATAA
- a CDS encoding GntR family transcriptional regulator has product MPLYIQVKEALEEDIKTGQLRIGDKLPAEIILAKRFQVSRETVRSAIRLLEEEGKVHVRHGAGTFLVNPIPRTPSSLENLMSVTSMIKYAGLEDGERREKLRVEAPILEWSSLLEMDDGQEVIVHERVRTANGEPVAFSKNILPRQLVGEAIIEQGSIGSLFKYLKEQCNIDIYRATSEIVVPLHTDPHSQKLLIHPETTVLLLKQLHYDRKNQPVLYSFDYFRNDVFKFSINRAKIDG; this is encoded by the coding sequence ATGCCATTATACATACAAGTAAAAGAAGCCCTTGAAGAAGATATAAAAACAGGACAGCTTCGTATAGGGGATAAACTACCAGCTGAAATCATATTAGCTAAACGGTTTCAAGTGAGTCGGGAAACTGTTAGGTCTGCAATCCGGCTATTAGAGGAGGAGGGCAAAGTACATGTACGCCATGGGGCTGGCACATTTCTTGTGAATCCAATTCCTCGTACACCTAGTAGTTTAGAAAACTTGATGAGTGTGACCTCTATGATAAAATATGCTGGTTTAGAGGATGGTGAACGACGAGAAAAACTGCGAGTAGAGGCTCCTATCTTGGAATGGTCCTCTCTTCTTGAAATGGATGATGGTCAAGAGGTAATTGTTCATGAACGAGTACGAACAGCTAATGGAGAGCCTGTTGCTTTTTCTAAGAACATCCTGCCAAGGCAATTGGTAGGGGAAGCAATCATTGAACAAGGTTCGATTGGATCCTTATTTAAGTACCTAAAGGAGCAATGCAACATTGATATATATAGGGCTACCTCCGAGATTGTAGTCCCGCTTCACACAGACCCGCATTCCCAAAAATTACTAATACACCCGGAAACGACGGTATTGTTACTCAAACAGCTTCACTATGATCGTAAAAATCAGCCTGTCTTGTATTCTTTTGATTATTTTCGAAATGATGTCTTTAAATTTTCGATTAACAGAGCAAAGATAGACGGATAA
- the spoIIP gene encoding stage II sporulation protein P — MLKPFKDMIIGSVAATALAIGLVVFFVFPNQQSSVLYSPLVAKLTQHDTTTNLIMFGLSAEVPFLQEYLESIDVEMPTSVKTLKLLTGFAPRDFTSLLEMASSQWYMKSQFQTASGGPVESPPPDFEELAQEDTGQTEESEPTNTDASVFIYHSHSWEAYLPLLEDATKPSEASSTNNKTNVVFAGNLLKEALETKGMEVQHDTTNVTKLLVENNWDYYDSYKLSRQTIRSVTAKNEKIEYMIDIHRDAARKDTTTAKIDGKNYAKVYFIVGTEHETYKQNLNFTETLNKKLKEKYPGISRGVFKKDYSEGDGIYNQDLSKHSILIEMGGVDNTKEELQHTASAIAEVLNSYMQQAEKVTNEEE; from the coding sequence ATGTTGAAGCCATTCAAAGATATGATCATAGGATCTGTTGCAGCTACTGCCTTAGCGATAGGCTTGGTTGTTTTTTTCGTTTTTCCTAATCAACAATCCTCTGTTTTATACTCGCCATTAGTGGCCAAGCTTACCCAACACGATACTACTACTAATTTAATTATGTTTGGCCTTAGTGCTGAAGTTCCATTTTTGCAAGAATATTTAGAATCCATCGATGTAGAAATGCCAACATCGGTCAAGACACTGAAGCTTTTAACAGGGTTTGCCCCGAGGGATTTTACGAGCCTGTTAGAAATGGCCTCTTCTCAATGGTACATGAAATCACAATTTCAAACGGCAAGTGGAGGACCAGTGGAATCTCCTCCACCTGATTTTGAGGAACTAGCTCAAGAGGATACGGGTCAAACGGAGGAGTCAGAGCCAACCAATACGGATGCAAGTGTCTTTATTTATCACAGTCATAGCTGGGAAGCTTATCTCCCATTATTGGAGGATGCGACCAAGCCGAGTGAAGCATCCAGTACAAATAATAAGACAAATGTGGTGTTTGCAGGGAATCTCTTAAAAGAAGCCTTAGAAACGAAAGGGATGGAAGTTCAGCATGACACAACGAATGTGACAAAGCTGTTAGTAGAGAACAATTGGGATTACTATGACTCTTATAAACTATCTAGACAAACGATTCGATCCGTAACAGCCAAAAACGAAAAAATAGAATATATGATTGACATCCATAGGGATGCTGCTAGAAAAGATACCACAACGGCAAAAATAGATGGAAAAAACTATGCGAAAGTATATTTTATCGTTGGAACGGAACATGAGACCTATAAACAAAACCTGAATTTTACAGAAACATTAAATAAAAAACTTAAAGAAAAGTACCCAGGAATTAGTAGAGGTGTCTTTAAAAAGGACTATTCAGAAGGAGACGGAATCTATAATCAAGATCTTTCGAAGCATTCTATTCTTATTGAAATGGGTGGAGTGGATAATACAAAGGAAGAGCTTCAACATACAGCAAGTGCGATTGCAGAGGTTCTAAATTCCTATATGCAACAGGCAGAAAAAGTTACAAACGAAGAAGAATAA
- a CDS encoding class F sortase codes for MRLVLYVLLLVLLGACSQSAQPNQQNNESANKEIKEEVQATSLEKQQSYKNVDTDIPIIKQEQLGIIPSSISIPAIDVEAKVHEVGLLENGQMGVPEDFTSTGWYEPGTMPGDQGSAVIAGHVDDKSGPAVFFYLKELEAGNQVIITGAKGEKLTFEVVGKEVFPQNDAPVEDIFGYTSRRMLNLITCTGPFDRSKGGHIERLVVYTELKEQA; via the coding sequence ATGAGATTAGTCTTATATGTTTTATTGCTCGTTCTGTTAGGAGCTTGCTCACAGAGCGCTCAACCTAATCAACAAAATAATGAGTCTGCTAATAAAGAAATAAAAGAAGAGGTTCAAGCTACGAGTCTTGAAAAACAGCAATCATATAAAAATGTTGATACAGATATTCCAATTATTAAACAAGAACAATTAGGAATTATCCCGTCTTCTATTTCCATTCCGGCAATTGATGTTGAGGCCAAAGTCCATGAAGTAGGACTACTAGAAAATGGCCAGATGGGAGTACCCGAAGATTTTACGTCTACTGGTTGGTATGAACCAGGAACCATGCCGGGTGATCAAGGGAGTGCTGTTATTGCAGGACATGTGGATGACAAGAGTGGTCCCGCTGTATTTTTCTATTTAAAGGAATTAGAAGCAGGTAATCAGGTAATCATTACAGGTGCAAAAGGGGAAAAGCTTACGTTTGAAGTGGTTGGAAAGGAAGTTTTCCCTCAGAATGATGCCCCGGTAGAAGATATCTTTGGATATACATCTAGACGAATGTTAAATTTGATAACTTGCACGGGTCCATTTGATCGTTCGAAGGGTGGACATATTGAGAGACTCGTCGTCTATACAGAACTAAAAGAACAAGCATAA
- a CDS encoding copper amine oxidase — protein sequence MDLKKSLVVIPLSLSLLVPVTNGVVVQAAKDETPTVSTAAVDLRSDLGHLLSEHAYLAIETMRKGAEGAEDFDASATALSKNTEDLSAAIASVYGEEAGNSFKEMWSSHIGYFVDYVKGTANKDEEAKQAALDELAQYRQDFSKFLETATGERLEAGSLAEGLQMHVNQLIGAFDSYVAGDYEKAYEYEREAISHMHMVAKGLSAAIVDQFPDKFNNTKAVTPAGDLRAQLNYLLSEHAGLAVMAMQNGIDGSDDFDASAMALSNNTEDLSNAIASVYGEEAGQQFKEMWSNHVGFFVDYVTATAEEDEAAKEEALNKLNQYRQDFSKFIETATEGEVPASALAEGLQMHVDQLISAFDSYAAGDYTAAYESLRMAYEHMYGSAEALSGGIVAQFPDKFAMEMPSDMPNTGMGGTADQGMNWTWVMLATVLFLSAGGYVLSRRTAKQ from the coding sequence ATGGATCTTAAAAAATCATTAGTAGTCATTCCACTAAGTCTATCACTTCTAGTACCAGTGACAAACGGAGTCGTTGTACAGGCGGCAAAGGATGAAACCCCAACCGTTTCTACAGCAGCGGTGGATCTTCGAAGCGATTTAGGTCACTTACTGAGTGAGCATGCATACTTAGCCATTGAAACGATGAGAAAAGGGGCAGAAGGTGCAGAGGATTTCGATGCATCAGCAACCGCATTAAGTAAAAATACAGAGGATCTGTCAGCAGCAATTGCGTCTGTATATGGAGAAGAAGCAGGAAACTCTTTTAAAGAAATGTGGAGTTCTCACATTGGTTATTTCGTAGATTATGTAAAAGGGACAGCAAACAAAGACGAGGAAGCAAAACAAGCAGCATTAGATGAACTAGCACAATATCGTCAGGATTTCTCTAAATTTTTAGAGACTGCGACAGGAGAAAGATTAGAAGCTGGTTCTCTTGCAGAAGGTCTACAAATGCACGTGAATCAATTGATCGGAGCATTTGATAGTTATGTAGCGGGTGATTACGAGAAAGCTTATGAATATGAAAGGGAAGCAATTAGCCATATGCATATGGTAGCGAAAGGACTTTCAGCAGCAATCGTGGATCAATTCCCTGACAAGTTCAACAATACGAAGGCTGTAACGCCAGCAGGTGACTTAAGAGCTCAATTAAACTATTTGTTGTCGGAGCATGCTGGTTTAGCTGTCATGGCGATGCAAAATGGAATAGATGGTTCCGATGACTTTGATGCATCCGCAATGGCACTTTCCAATAATACAGAAGACCTTTCAAATGCGATAGCTTCTGTTTACGGTGAAGAAGCTGGTCAACAATTTAAAGAAATGTGGTCCAATCACGTTGGATTTTTCGTGGATTATGTAACAGCGACAGCAGAAGAGGATGAAGCTGCCAAAGAAGAAGCTTTAAATAAGTTAAATCAATATCGTCAAGATTTTTCTAAATTTATCGAAACAGCTACGGAAGGGGAAGTCCCTGCTAGTGCGTTAGCAGAAGGTTTGCAGATGCACGTAGATCAATTGATTAGTGCATTTGATAGCTATGCAGCTGGCGACTATACAGCAGCCTATGAATCTCTTCGTATGGCCTATGAGCATATGTATGGTTCTGCAGAAGCACTATCTGGTGGAATTGTAGCGCAGTTCCCAGACAAATTCGCCATGGAAATGCCTTCCGATATGCCGAATACGGGTATGGGTGGAACAGCGGACCAAGGCATGAATTGGACTTGGGTTATGCTAGCAACTGTCCTATTTCTATCTGCAGGTGGTTATGTATTATCTCGCAGGACAGCGAAGCAATAA